The Terriglobia bacterium genomic sequence GTGGCGAAATCTGGGTGGTGAAGCTGAGCGGGGCGGGATAGCAGCGGGCCTCGCGCAAAGGTGCCAAGACGCAAAGATTGCAAAAGCGCGCTGCGACAAAATGAAGCCCCGCTTTGCGCCGCTGCGCCTGGGCGCGAAAGGCTCTCCCCGGCAGTTGTCGATATGACAGCGTATAAAAGGAAACTGCGGCAGCCCAACGCTGTTTGGGCAGTGGATATTGGCGGAACAAAGATCGCCGCTGCGCGCGTCAGCCGAAAAGGCGAACTGTCGGACTATGCCGAAATCCCGACGCCTCCAGCCGGCGGGCGCAAAGTAGTGGAAGCTGTAGTGGAATTGCTGGAGCACATGCCGGCCAAAGGCATCGGAGCCATTGGAGTTGATGTTCCTGGCCTGGCATGGCCGGACGGCCGCGTGTGGGCCCCGAACATTCCCGGCTGGAAGCGCATGCCGCTGGGTCCGATCCTCAAAAAGCGCTTCGGGCTGCCCACGCTGGTGGAAAGCGACCGCAACGCTTTTGTGATGGGTGAAGCCTGGCATGGCGCGGCGCGCAACTGCCGTGACGTGGTTTTCCTGGCCGTAGGCACCGGCATCGGCGCCGGCATCCTTACCGGCGGGCGGCTGCTGCGCGGGCATGGAGAACTGGCCGGGTCGGTGGGCTGGATGGCGCTGCGCAACCAGTACCAGCCCATCTATGAATCAATCGGCTGCTTTGAAGCCCATGCCAGCGGCACGGGGATCGGCCTCGCAGCGAGCAAAGAACTCGGCCGCAAACTCTCAGCCCGTGAACTCACGCTGATGGCGCGGCGTGGCAACCGGAAGGCAAAGCGAGTGCTGGAACGCGCCGGACACGACCTGGGACTTGGCCTCGCGAACCTCGTCGATGTGCTCAATCCGGAAGTCATCGTAATCGGCGGCGGGGTGGCTGCGGCAGGAAACCTGATTCTCGATGTGGCGCGGAAAACAATGAAACAGTGGGGACAGCCGCTCGCCGTAAGGCAAGTTCGCGTGGTGCGCAGCCGCCTGGGTGCGCGTGCGAGCCTGCTGGGTGCGGCCAGGCTGGCGTTTGATTTTTGTGATCGCTGATCGCGCCGTGCCGGGCTGAAGCCCGGCGCTACATTGTTGATTGCGGCCGGCTGGCGGAGCGTACGACAAAATCCTGAAAGGCTAATCTCACGCAAAGGCGCTAAGACGCAAAGCCCCATAACACAATGGCCAATGACATCGAGATTCGCCGCTTTGCCCTGGTGCTGACCGCCAATGCGTGCATGTTCGTGTTTGGCGTGGTGCTGCTGCTGATGGGCTCGCTGCTGCCGTCGCTGGAAGTCAATTACGTTCAGGCGGGCAGCCTGGGGTCGTTTCCCCTGGCGGGTATTCTGGCCGCCACCATTCTGGTAGGGCCGGTGCTCGACACCGTGGGAGCCAAGCCCGTGCTGGCCGCGGCACTGGCGATGGTGGCGGGGGCCGTGGCGCTGATGCCGTCGCTCCACACCTACGCGGCGCTGGCAGTCGCGGCGCTGGTCTACGGGTTCGGCGGAGGCGTGCTGAATACGGCCACCAATGCCCTGGTGGCGGACCTCAGCGCGTCGGGGCGGGGAGCGGCGTTGAACCTGCTGGGATTCTCATTCAGCCTGGGCGCGCTGGCGGCCCCGCTGCTGATGTCCACCGTGGGCGGAAGGTCTGGAGCGGCTTCGGTGCTGTACATCCTGGCCATCGTCACCGGGCTCATCCTGGTCCCGGTGCTGGCGTTTCGCTTCCCCAAGCCCAGCTTTGCCGGAACGCGCCTGGCGGAACTGCTGCGCGTGTTGAATCATCCCATGGTGTGGCTTTTTGGCGCGCTGCTGTTTTTTGAGTCAGGCAG encodes the following:
- a CDS encoding ROK family protein — protein: MTAYKRKLRQPNAVWAVDIGGTKIAAARVSRKGELSDYAEIPTPPAGGRKVVEAVVELLEHMPAKGIGAIGVDVPGLAWPDGRVWAPNIPGWKRMPLGPILKKRFGLPTLVESDRNAFVMGEAWHGAARNCRDVVFLAVGTGIGAGILTGGRLLRGHGELAGSVGWMALRNQYQPIYESIGCFEAHASGTGIGLAASKELGRKLSARELTLMARRGNRKAKRVLERAGHDLGLGLANLVDVLNPEVIVIGGGVAAAGNLILDVARKTMKQWGQPLAVRQVRVVRSRLGARASLLGAARLAFDFCDR
- a CDS encoding MFS transporter, producing the protein MANDIEIRRFALVLTANACMFVFGVVLLLMGSLLPSLEVNYVQAGSLGSFPLAGILAATILVGPVLDTVGAKPVLAAALAMVAGAVALMPSLHTYAALAVAALVYGFGGGVLNTATNALVADLSASGRGAALNLLGFSFSLGALAAPLLMSTVGGRSGAASVLYILAIVTGLILVPVLAFRFPKPSFAGTRLAELLRVLNHPMVWLFGALLFFESGSENSMFVWAGKLVAGTFHAGPERANWALVGLSAAIGAGRLGAAFLLRVLGNRRTILLSTAIAVTGAMVVYNSRAFTVAVLGMAVIGLGLAPIYPTALGVAGDRFPRQTGTVFGAIMAVSLVGGTAGPSICGSLASTGLRNILWVPMIAAVAVATFTILATRESREMVSKG